Sequence from the Flavobacterium sp. TR2 genome:
TTAAACAAAACGGGACCATGTCCGAAACACAATATTTTGGGTTTTAAAGACGCAAGTTTTAATATTGATTTTCTGTTGGTCTCTTTATCCGTGGTAAATAAGTTAGGAGGTTCGTGCAACCCGACTTTTGTAGTTAATAAATTCATATTCACCATAGCATCTCCCACAATCAAAACACCGTCTTTTTCTCTAAAAAACGATAAATGTCCTCTCGAATGCCCCGGAGTTTCTATGACAGTGAATCCGCCAATTTGATCGCCTTCTTTTAAAGTTTCAGAAACAGGATTTCCTTTTCCCGCCCAGAAGTTTTTCTGAAATTGTGAAATGAGATGGTTAGGGTTTGGATATTCTGAAGTTACATTTCCGTTTTCAGCAAATTCTTTTTCGGGTTCACTGCATAAAAGCGGAATGTTAAGCGTTTCACAGATAACTTTAGTGCTTCCCTGATGATCGGCGTGGGCGTGCGTTAAGGCGTGCTTGTTTACCGTTTTGTTTTTTATGGCTTTTAAAATTGTATTTGCAGAACTTCTGATTCCTGCATCAATTAAAATATCTTCGATCAAATAACAATTAATGGAATTTCGAGGAAATAGCGGAATTTGATAAACGTCTTTGGCAATATTCTTCATCTTTTTCAAATTTTATTTTGGCAAAGATTCGAATTCGGTTTTTCAATCCACTTGATAAATGTTAAGAAATGTCCTGACGGATTCTGCTCAACGATTCTGGCGTAATTCCGAGAAAGGAGGCAATATAGATTAAAGGAGTCCGCTGAACTATTTTGGCTGGTGCCGATGCTAAAAAAGTCTGGTACTTTTCTTTGGCAGGAATCATTTGCAGTTTTAAGACGCGATCTGCCATACAAAGATAGTTCTGCTCGGCGAGAATTCTTCCGACACGTTCCCAATTTGGAATTTCGTTATACAGAAACTGCATTTTTTCAAAAGTGATCGAAAGTACTTCACAATCTTCTATGCATTGAATGTCTTCAAAAGAAACAGATTGGTTTATAAAACTGGAATAGGAAGCAATAAAGCCATCTTCACAGCTTAAATAAGTCGTGATTTCTTTTCCGTCCTTCAGATAATAAACTCGCGCTAAACCTTCTGCAATGAAGAAAATCTTATTGCTGATTTTTCCCATCGACGAAAGATATTCTTTAGCCGCAAACTTTTCATATTCAAAACAAGAAGCAATTGTCTCGATTTCATTTTCAGAAAAAGAGGCAATTGCTGTGATTTGTTTTTGTAATGAAGAATATTTTTTTATCAATCGGAATAGATAATAATAGGTTTTATTCGATACTTATTTTTTCTATAGCCCATTCTTTGTTTAAACCTGCTCCCGTTGCTTTTACTATTACAAATAAATTACTTCCAGTAGAATTACTAAATACAAAAAATGGTTCGGCATCATAAAATACTTTTTCTGATTCATTTTTAGAAACTAGAAATTGCTCTAGTGATATTTTCTTTTTAAAAGCAAGATTTGTATCATTATATACATATACATAAGGAAGTCTCTTTATCATCCAATCTCCAGCAGAGATTAATAGATAGAGATTGTTTTTTGCTGATGAGTGATCTAACCATTCAATTGATGAGTATGAATCGGTAGTGCTAATTGTACCATTATATACCATATCCTGATTTTTTAGTTCAGAAGCTTTTAATACAGTTTTACCTCTGGTAAATATTCTATTCCCATCTTCAGAAAACCATAGATTTCCATTCATCGGATAATCTCCATGATAAGGAGAATCATAAAGATATTCTGCACTTCCATTTAGAATGCCGTATTTTTCTAGGTCAGAAGGGCTAAGTCCATTATTTGCTCCATATAAATACTTTCCAGATGGATGCAATCTTCCTTTTGTGCCTGCATATATTTGCCTGCCAGATTGAAGAATTTCGTTATCATCCTGCAAGTTCATATTGACACATCTTAACTGAGTCCATTGATCTTTTTGTGGAAAAACATAAGCCCATTTATTGTTTGCTAATACAATATCGAGAGCGTAGCAAGATACAGAGTAGGTGTTTATGATGCTTTTGTTCGTTAAATTGATATAAGAGATGTGTGCATCATGTCCAACGGCTGCGGTCTTTCCGTCTAGTGAAATCGATACGCAAGTTGGAATATATTGTAACGGTATACTTTCTATTGTTCCTGTATTTGCTGATAGAATATTGAGTGCTGCAGGGCTTGAAGAAACATAAACAAGCTGATTGGTAGCTTTAGAAAACTCCGCATCGACAACATCAGAATTTAAAACTACTTTTTGTTCTACAAAATTGGTTACACTTACAACTATTGAATCTTTTTTATTGTTGATGTTTAGATATAATTTTGAATAAGATTTACCGTTTGGCAAGTTTTTTTTATCAACAGCAACCTTAATTTCATCATGATTTAAAGAAGTTATAACCCCTTCTTTTTTAGAAAGATTGACATAATCCTTTGAACTTGTTATGGAATAATTTAATGATGTTTTTCCTTGATTTTCAATATTAAGAACAAGGTTGTTGTTGAAAATAGTAAAATTTAAGGTGTCTGGGATGGAGTAATTGGTCTCTTTTACTTGTTCGGTTGAATCATTAGAATCATTGCTAGAACAGCCAATAAGCGTTAATAATGTTATTAATGTTAATACAATTTTTTTCATTTTATTAATTCATTTTGCATTTCATTGCTTTTAATAATCTATCATAACTATATTAAAAAAAGAAGCATGAAATATTAGTAGTTTTAGTTGAAATAAATATTTATTTGTTGATATTGATTTTTTGAATTGCCCATTCATTAGCTAAATTAGAATTAAGAGCTTTTGTAATTACAAACAAATTGTTTCCAGTAGAGTTGCTAAAAACAAAATATGGAACAGCATCATAAGTTTCTTGACTGTTTCTTGTTGTTTGATTAAAATATTTTTCTAAATCGAATTTATTTACATAGCTAAGATCAGAATCATTCAAAACATAAAGATTGTTTGATTTTACTGCATTCCATAGGTCTTCACTTGAAAAGATTACATATAATTTCCCTTTTGAAGCAGAATGATCTAGCCAATCAATCTTATAATTGTTTTCGGAAGTAATTTTACCATTATAGATAGCATCTAAATCATTAAGCTCAGAGGTTTTTAAAACACTCCCTGCTCCAGTGAAGAGTCTGTTTCCGTCTTCTGAAAACCATATGCCAGGAATAGTATAATTTTCTTCTACAAAGTTAGATTCGTATCTATCGTCAATATTTCCATTTTTAATTGTAAGACGTTGAATTTTAGCGCTTGATAATGGGCTTTGCATATAAATGTATTTGCCCGAAGGATGTAGTCTTCCTTTAGTGCCAGCGTGTAATTGATTGTATATGCTTATGGGCATTTCATAATTATATTCCAAATTCATATTAACACTTTTTACGTACGTCCATGAATCCTTTTCTGGGAAAACATACGCCCATTTATTATTTCCAAGAACAATATCAAGCGCGGAACAAGAAATATTGTAAGTTTGAATTATGGATGGGTTTTTTAGATTGACATATGTGATATGACCATCGTGACCTACAACAGCGGTGTTGCCATTTTGTGAAATTGAAATGCATTTAGGAGCGTAAGCTAAACTGATTTTTTGTAATGATTCTGTATTAGAATTAAAAATATTTACTTGAGCAGGATTTGAAGATATATATACTAACTGATCAGTTTGCTTTGAATATTCAGCGTCAATTACATTTGTATTTAAAAGGATTTTATCTTCTTTAAGATCTTCAGAATCATTAGAATCACAGGCAAGGAATACAAAAAGTAAAATGGTTGCCGAGAGTATTTTTTTCATCAATATATTTATAATTTATTTTGTAAGCTATTGCTTATTTTTTGCGGCAAATATAGAAAAATATTTATAAGAATCTTTACGGAAAAGCTCATTAACTACAATATTCCAATTAATTCTGAAGCATGATTAATAACCAGTTTTGCTCCGCTAGATTTTAACTCATCTTCAGTTCTGTAGCCCCAAGTAACGCCAACAGGAAACATATTGGCGTTAACCGCAGTTTTCATATCAATGTCAGAATCGCCTACAAAAAGGATCTCTTCTGGGTTTAAATTCCATTTTTTGCTGATTTCAACAGCTTCAAACGGATTCGGCTTTTTAAGTTCTTCTGTGCTTAGACCAACTGCTGTATCAAATTGTTCTGGAAATATTTCTGATGCTATTTTCTTCGTCAACTCATCAGCCTTGTTCGAGAAAACCGCCATTTTAATGTTTTGAGAAGTCAGGTTTTCTAATAATTCAACGATTCCATCGTAAGGTTTCGTTTTCAGCGTACAGATTTTAGTATATTCATCAACCATACATTCAAAACAGCTTTCGATTTCATCATCAGAACTGTTTGTCGCGGGTAAAGCTTTACTCACCAGATTTCGTAAACCGCTTCCAATAAAATATTGATATGTGTCGTAAGTATGTGTAGGATAATTTAAAGCGGTAAGCACTTTATTCATTGCATCTGAGATGTCTTCTAATGAATTGACTAATGTCCCGTCTAAATCAAAAATAATTCCTTTAAATTTCATTTTTATTAAATATTTTGAGCCAAAATAAATCCGCTTGTCCAAGCATTTTGAAAATTGAAACCTCCTGTTATGGCGTCTATATTTACAATTTCACCAGCAAAATAAAGGTTTTCGTGAATTTTACTTTCCATGGTCTTGAAGTTGATTTCCTTTAAATCGATTCCGCCAGCTGTTACAAATTCTTCTTTGAAAGTACTTTTTCCATTGACTTTAAATTCGGCTTTTGTGAGTTGAGAAGCCAAATTCTGCAATTGATTCTTAGATAAATCTGCCCATTTGGTTTCCGAATCAATTCCAGAAGCCAGAACCAGACTTTCCCACAAACGATTCGGAAAGTCAAAAGGAGATTTCTTCGAAACGGCTTTTTTAGCGTGTTCCTGTTTTAGGTCTTTCAATATTTTTTCGGCATCTTCGTAATCGACATCATTTAGCCAATTCACAAAAATGGTAAACTGATAATTTTTATCGTGTAAAATGCGTGCACCCCAAGCCGAAAGTTTTAAGATCGCTGGACCGCTCATTCCCCAATGTGTGATTAACAAAGGTCCTGTAGATTCTAGTTTGGTATCTTTTACGTTCACAGTGACTTGTGCCGCAACTCCCGGTAATTCTTTAATTCGGGAATCTTTGATGTTGAAAGTAAATAGGGAAGGGACAGGGCTCACGATTGCGTGTCCGTGTTCCTGAAGCATTTCCCAAATTTTAGGATTGCTTCCCGTTGCCATAATCAATTTTTCGGCAGCATAATTATCTGTTTGCGTGTCAATTTTCCAGTGATTTTCTTTTTTGAAAATCGACTGAACGCTTTGTCCTGTCAAAACTTTGATACCTAATTTTTCGGTGGCTTTTAAAAAGCAGTCGATAATGGTTTGTGATGAGTTTGAAACCGGAAATATTCTTCCGTCCTCTTCAATTTTCAATTCGACACCATGTTTTTCAAACCATTCGATGGTATCTCCAGAGCAGAATTGATGAAAAGGCCCGCGAAGTTCTTTTTCTCCACGCGGATAAAATTTAACCAATTCGTTTGGTTCAAAACAAGCGTGCGTTACATTGCATCGTCCGCCACCAGACACACGAACTTTGGAAAGAACTTCTTTTCCTCTTTCTAAAATGGCGATTTTCAGTTTCGGATTTTTCTCTGCAATATTAATCGCGGTAAAAAATCCTGCAGCTCCTCCGCCAACGATGATTATGTCGAAATTTTTGATCATATTTTTTGGTTAGCCACGAATTCACGAATTATTTTTTGACAATCTTTGAAGTAAAAATTCGTGAATTCGTGGCTATCTTATATTTTATCTGGATTATCAGAGATAATTCCGTTTACGTTGTAACTTTTTACTTTTTGAATGTCTTCTTCCGAGTTTACCGTCCAAGGCAAAACTAGAAATCCTTTTTCTTGCATTTGATGAACATTCTTTTCATTTAGTAATTGAAAATCGGGATGAATGGCTTTTGCTTTTATTTTTTCGGCGAAAGCCAAAGCAATATCGATATTTTCTTCTGTTAAAATGCCAATCGGGATATTTGAGTTTAAATTTGATGTTTCCTCCAGCATATTCCAATCAAAGCTTGAAACGATAAAATGCTCGTATTTCCAGTTTTTTTCTGAAATATATTGTTCAATTAATGCCACAACTTTAGGAGCAGTTCCTAAACCTTTTAATTCAATATTGATGAGGCATTTTTTATCTACTAAATCAAAAATTTCGTTTAAGGTTGGGATTTGATATTTTTCATCAATCAAAAATAATTTTAATTCGGCTAAAGAGAAATTATTTACTAAACCTGTTCCATTAGTGGTTCTGTCGATGGTTTCATCATGAATTACGATGATATGTCCATCAGAGCTTAAATGAACATCGAGTTCAATTCCGTCTGAATGTAGGTCTAATGCTTTCTGAAAAGCTTGTAAAGTATTTTCAGGTTCGTAGGCTTTGGCGCCACGATGTGCAATTTTTAGCATTTTGCAATGTTTTTTTCTAACCGCAAAGGTCGCAAAGTTTTGCGCAAAGGTGGCAAGGAATTTATTAAAAATTAAACAGGCGCGAATTCACGAATTTCATTCTCAAAGATTGTCAAAAATAATTCGTGAAATGCTTTGTGCTAAAAAAATAGCCACGAATTCACGAATTTTTATTCTCAAAGATTGTCAAAAATAATTCATGAAATGCTTTGTGCTAAAAAAAAATAGGCACGAATTCACGAATTATTATTCTCAAAGATTGTCAGAAATAATTTGTGAAATGCTTTGTGCTTAAAAAAAACAGCCACGAACTCACGAATTTTTATTCTCAAAGATTGTCAAAAATAATTCGAGAAATGCTTTGTGCTAAAAAAAAATAGCGACTAATTCACGAATTTTATTCTCAAAGATTGTCAAAAATAATTCGAGAAATGCTTTGTGCTAAAAAAAAATAGCCACGAATTCACGAATTTTTATTCTCAAAGATTGTCAAAAAATAATTCGTGAATTCGTGGCGGAAAAAAATTTATTGCAATTCTAAAATTAATGCTGATTTTGGTTCCAATGTAATTTCAGAAGCTAAATCGAATGTTTTTCCTGTAATTACATCTTTCCCTGATTTAAAGGTTTTGATGTTTTCTTTAAAGCGATTTGTTTTTACAACCTGCTCTTTTGCATTGTTATTGAAAACGACCATTACAGTTTTATTATCAGTATATCTGAAATATACATAAGTGTTATTCTCCGGAATGTAATGTGTCATTTTTCCGAAATGAACTGCTTCGTTTGTTTTTCTCCAATTGAATAATTTTGAAGTAAAATCAAAATATTGCGCTTGTTGTGCTGTTCTTCCTGCTGGCGTAAAAGCATTGTTTTTATCGCCAGCCCATCCGCCCGGAAAATCCTGACGAATATCGGCATCGCCTTTGCTTTTGTCACCGCCCATTCCAATTTCTGAACCGTAGTAAATCTGCGGGATTCCGCGAACTGTAGCCAATAAAGTCATGGCCAGTTTATATTTTGGCAAATCATATTTGAACTTATCGTTCATGCGATCGGTGTCATGATTTTCGGCAAAAACCAAAATGTTATTGGTGTCTGGATATAAAAAATCCATTGCAAAATTGTTGTAGAATTTAATCAATCCGCTGTCCCAATTTGGTTGATCTTCGTTGAACGCAGATATAACCTGACTTTGAAGCGTAAAATCCATTACACTTGGCAAATTCGAATTATAGTTTTCAATCGCACCAATTTTACTGTCTTTTTGCCAAAAAGCCAAATTCGCCTGATTGTGCATCCAGATTTCACCCACGATATTAAAATTCGGATATTCATCTGTAATTGATTTTGCCCAATTTGCCATTGCTGTTTTATCCGAATAATTATAAGTATCAACTCTAAAACCGTCCAGATTCGCAAATTCTATCCACCAAATGGCGTTTTGCGTCAAGTATTTTGCAACAATCGGTTTTCTTAAATTCAAATCGGGCATAGAAGGCACAAACCAGCCATCGATACAAACTTCCTGATCGATTTTTGAAGCGTGAATATCTGTAATTACCTCACGTCTGTGGTGCGTTTGTGTGAAAGTTTCAAATTGATTGAACCAGGTTTTGGTTGGGATATCTTTCATCATCCAGTGCGTAATTCCCCAGTGATTCGTTACATAATCCATAACCAGTTTCATGTTCTTTTTGTGCATTTCTGCAGAAAGACGTGCATAATCGTCATTAGTTCCGTAACGCGGATCAATTTTATAAACATCAGATTGCCCGTAAGTATGATACGAATGCTGTTTGTCGTTGTCTTCGCATAAAGGCGTGCTCCAGATTGTAGTCGCTCCAAGAGACGAAATATAATCTAAGTTTTTGATGATTCCTTCGATATCGCCACCGTGACGCCCGCTTGGATCCTGACGATTTCCTTTTTCAGTTAAAGTAGCGTCGCTGTCGTTTTTAGGATTTCCGTTTGCAAAACGATCGGGCATGATTAAGTAAATCAAATCCGATGCATCGTAACTTTTTCTGTCTGCCGAATTTGCTCTTCTTTCTTTAAGCGAATATTTTTGAGTGAAAGCAATTTTATTTTTGTTTTTGAAAGAGAAAACCAATTCAGAAGCTTTTACGTTTTTGGTATCGATTGTTACGAAAAGGTAATTTGGATTTTCTGTTTTTTCTATATTTTTAATCACAACATTGTTCGAAACAGAAGTTTCGTATTGTGCAATATTTTTTCCGTAGAACATAATCTGCAGTTCCGGATTTTTCATTCCAGCGTACCAAAATGGTGGTTCTACTTTTTGGATTTGCGCTTTCGCGGAAGCGGAAAACAACAAAACCATTAGAATTAATTTATAGATAAGTGATGTTTTTTGGTTTTTCATAGTAATAAGAAATTATTCTCATTGTCAGTTCGAGCGTCCCCAAGCTTCGGGACGCTCGAACTGACAAAAAGAGATTGATTAAAAAAAAGACAAGTAATCTTGGGGGGAACTACTTGTCTTTAAAAATTATTTGTTTTCGATAATGCTTATCGCATATCCTCCGCCTGGAGCAGAAAACTGAGATAATTTTGATTTATTCGTTACAGCAATTTTCTTGATCGTATAAGCTTGCGGATTAGTTTTGTAATGCGCATCTTTTGCATCAGCATAAATGGTTGCCGTATACTTTTTTCCTTTTTCAAGGAAGCTGAAATCAATGTTTGAGGTACGCGGAGTTTCTCCATTTACGTTTCCAACGAACCAGTTATTTGTTCCTTTCGCTTTACGGGCAACGGTGATAAAATCTCCTGGTTCAGCCTCGATATATTTACTTTCAGACCAGTCAACCGCTACATCTTTAATAAATTGGAATGCATCTGGAAAACGATTATAGTTCTCAGGAGTATCCGCCGCCATTTGCAACGGGCTGTACATCGTAACGTATAAAGCCAATTGATTGCAAATGGTGCTGTTTACATGCGATTTGTTATCCGGATTCATTTTGCTGATATCCATTTCGAAGATTCCCGGCGTGTAATCCATTGGACCACCGATTAAACGTGTAAATGGCAATACCGTAACGTGATTTGGTTTAGAACCTCCAAAAGCTTGGTATTCTGTTCCTCTGGCTGCTTCGTTTCCAATTAAATTTGGGTATGTTCTCGCAATTCCCGTTGGACGAACCGCTTCGTGAGCGTTTACCATAATTTTGTAATCAGCTGCTTTTTCAATCGCATATTGATAATGGTTTACAATCCATTGATCGTAGTGATTTTCACCGCGAGGCAAAATGTCACCTACGTAACCGCTTTTTACAGCATCGTATCCGTTGTCTTTCATGAACTTGTAAGCTGCATCCATATGACGCTCGTAGTTGCGAACAGATCCTGAAGTTTCGTGGTGCATGATGATTTTTACACCTTTAGATTTTGCATATTCGTGCAGACCTTTTACATCAAAATCTGGATAAGGTGTTAAGAAATCAAAAACATAATCTTTTGAGTGGCCAAACCAGTCTTCCCAGCCTTCGTTCCATCCTTCAACCAAAACAGCGTCGAAACCATTTGCAGCAGCAAAGTCAATGTATTTTTTTACGTTAGCATTGTTTGCACCGTGTGTTCCGTTTGGTTTTGCTTTTGAAAAATCAGAAACGCCTAATTGAACCGTTGGAAAATCATTGGTGTACGACCAAGAACTTTTTCCTGTAATCATTTCCCACCAAACCCCAACGTATTTTACGGGTTTAATCCATGAAGTATCATCAATTTTTGAAGGATCGTTTAAGTTATACGTCATTTTTGAAGCTAAGATTTCTCTAGCGTCATCACTCACCATAATCGTTCTCCAAGGCGAGTGATTCGGTGCCTGCATATGGCCTTTATCTCCTTTAGCATCTGGAGTCAGCCAAGATTCGAAAATTAGGTTTTTATCATCTAAATTCAAATGCATACAAGAATAGTCAATCAAAGCCGCTTCGTGTAAGTTGATGTAGATTCCGTCAGCAGTTTTTAGCATCAAAGAAGTCTGAACACCTGTTGGCGAAAAAGATTTTTGAGAAACGTTAGCCGTATACGCTTTTTGAGATAAACCTCTAATTTCAGATAATTTCGATTTTGTGTAGTCGTATTCCTGAGTGTCATAATCGCCTGGAATCCAGAAAGCAGTGTGGTCTCCAGTCATGGCAAATTGAGATCTTTCTTCTTTGATTACAAAGTAAGTAAGGTTTTTTTGCGCTGGAAATTCATATCTGAATCCTAAACCGTCATCGAATAAACGGAAACGGATTACGATTTGTCTGTCAGTTCCTTTTTGGTTTAAAGTAACCGCCAGTTCATTATAATGATTTCTGATGTGATCTACTTCTCCCCAAACTGGTTTCCAAGTTTCATCAAAAGTCGAAGTTTTTGTGTCAGCAATTGTAAAGTCATTCAATAAAGATTTTTTATCATCTTTAAGTTCAAGACCTAGTTTACTGGTTTTTACAACTTCTTTGTTTTTGTATTTTAAATTGTAAACTGGAGTTCCGTCGTTTTGAAGAGAAAATTCCATTACGAACTTGCCTTCGGGTGATTTTAACTGCTGCGCTTTTGCAACGGTGCTAAACGCAAACAAAATTAAACTTGCGAAAAATAAGTTTTTCATGTTTTTAGATTTTTAGTATTGTAATTTAATTTATTTGTACAAATTTACTTGCAGTTATGGGATTTCCGTTAACTACAATTGTTAAATCCTGATCGCCATCTACAGTAAAAGTTGTTTCGTTGTGATTTACAGAAACTTTTAAAATCTGGTTTCTGAAATTGATTTTAAACGAATATCCTTTCCACTCTTTTGGGATTTTTGGTGAGAAATGAAGCTGGTTATTTTTCACACGCATTCCTCCAAATCCTTCCACGATACTCATCCAAGTTCCGGCCATTGATGTGATGTGGCAGCCTTCTTCAACCTCTTTGTTGTAATCGTCCAAATCCAGACGCGAAGTTCTTAAATAGAAAGTGTACGCCATATCCATTTTGTCTAAAGCAGCAGCCTGAATCGAGTGCACGCAAGGCGATAGCGAACTTTCATGAACGGTAAATGATTCGTAAAACTCGAAATTACGCTTTAATTCTTCTTTAGAAAAATGATCTTCGAAGAAATAAAAACCTTGTAAAACGTCAGCTTGTTTGATGTATGGTGAACGCAGCACGCGATCCCAAGACCATTTTTGGTTGATAGGGCGTTGCGATTTATCTAAATCTTTTACTGGAATCAATTCTTTATCTAAGAAACCGTCTTGCTGTAAGTAGATTCCAAGTTCTTCAGAAATAGGGAAGTACATATCGTCTGCCACTTTTTTCCATTCCTGAATTTCATTCGCCGAAAGGCTAACTTTTTCCAAAACACGTTTGTGATCTGCAGGATATTCTAA
This genomic interval carries:
- a CDS encoding glycoside hydrolase family 97 protein, with product MKNLFFASLILFAFSTVAKAQQLKSPEGKFVMEFSLQNDGTPVYNLKYKNKEVVKTSKLGLELKDDKKSLLNDFTIADTKTSTFDETWKPVWGEVDHIRNHYNELAVTLNQKGTDRQIVIRFRLFDDGLGFRYEFPAQKNLTYFVIKEERSQFAMTGDHTAFWIPGDYDTQEYDYTKSKLSEIRGLSQKAYTANVSQKSFSPTGVQTSLMLKTADGIYINLHEAALIDYSCMHLNLDDKNLIFESWLTPDAKGDKGHMQAPNHSPWRTIMVSDDAREILASKMTYNLNDPSKIDDTSWIKPVKYVGVWWEMITGKSSWSYTNDFPTVQLGVSDFSKAKPNGTHGANNANVKKYIDFAAANGFDAVLVEGWNEGWEDWFGHSKDYVFDFLTPYPDFDVKGLHEYAKSKGVKIIMHHETSGSVRNYERHMDAAYKFMKDNGYDAVKSGYVGDILPRGENHYDQWIVNHYQYAIEKAADYKIMVNAHEAVRPTGIARTYPNLIGNEAARGTEYQAFGGSKPNHVTVLPFTRLIGGPMDYTPGIFEMDISKMNPDNKSHVNSTICNQLALYVTMYSPLQMAADTPENYNRFPDAFQFIKDVAVDWSESKYIEAEPGDFITVARKAKGTNNWFVGNVNGETPRTSNIDFSFLEKGKKYTATIYADAKDAHYKTNPQAYTIKKIAVTNKSKLSQFSAPGGGYAISIIENK
- a CDS encoding MBL fold metallo-hydrolase; translation: MKNIAKDVYQIPLFPRNSINCYLIEDILIDAGIRSSANTILKAIKNKTVNKHALTHAHADHQGSTKVICETLNIPLLCSEPEKEFAENGNVTSEYPNPNHLISQFQKNFWAGKGNPVSETLKEGDQIGGFTVIETPGHSRGHLSFFREKDGVLIVGDAMVNMNLLTTKVGLHEPPNLFTTDKETNRKSILKLASLKPKILCFGHGPVLFNKGEFEKFIQKSNIF
- a CDS encoding glycerophosphodiester phosphodiesterase, with protein sequence MLKIAHRGAKAYEPENTLQAFQKALDLHSDGIELDVHLSSDGHIIVIHDETIDRTTNGTGLVNNFSLAELKLFLIDEKYQIPTLNEIFDLVDKKCLINIELKGLGTAPKVVALIEQYISEKNWKYEHFIVSSFDWNMLEETSNLNSNIPIGILTEENIDIALAFAEKIKAKAIHPDFQLLNEKNVHQMQEKGFLVLPWTVNSEEDIQKVKSYNVNGIISDNPDKI
- a CDS encoding glycoside hydrolase family 13 protein, which produces MKNQKTSLIYKLILMVLLFSASAKAQIQKVEPPFWYAGMKNPELQIMFYGKNIAQYETSVSNNVVIKNIEKTENPNYLFVTIDTKNVKASELVFSFKNKNKIAFTQKYSLKERRANSADRKSYDASDLIYLIMPDRFANGNPKNDSDATLTEKGNRQDPSGRHGGDIEGIIKNLDYISSLGATTIWSTPLCEDNDKQHSYHTYGQSDVYKIDPRYGTNDDYARLSAEMHKKNMKLVMDYVTNHWGITHWMMKDIPTKTWFNQFETFTQTHHRREVITDIHASKIDQEVCIDGWFVPSMPDLNLRKPIVAKYLTQNAIWWIEFANLDGFRVDTYNYSDKTAMANWAKSITDEYPNFNIVGEIWMHNQANLAFWQKDSKIGAIENYNSNLPSVMDFTLQSQVISAFNEDQPNWDSGLIKFYNNFAMDFLYPDTNNILVFAENHDTDRMNDKFKYDLPKYKLAMTLLATVRGIPQIYYGSEIGMGGDKSKGDADIRQDFPGGWAGDKNNAFTPAGRTAQQAQYFDFTSKLFNWRKTNEAVHFGKMTHYIPENNTYVYFRYTDNKTVMVVFNNNAKEQVVKTNRFKENIKTFKSGKDVITGKTFDLASEITLEPKSALILELQ
- a CDS encoding NAD(P)/FAD-dependent oxidoreductase, yielding MIKNFDIIIVGGGAAGFFTAINIAEKNPKLKIAILERGKEVLSKVRVSGGGRCNVTHACFEPNELVKFYPRGEKELRGPFHQFCSGDTIEWFEKHGVELKIEEDGRIFPVSNSSQTIIDCFLKATEKLGIKVLTGQSVQSIFKKENHWKIDTQTDNYAAEKLIMATGSNPKIWEMLQEHGHAIVSPVPSLFTFNIKDSRIKELPGVAAQVTVNVKDTKLESTGPLLITHWGMSGPAILKLSAWGARILHDKNYQFTIFVNWLNDVDYEDAEKILKDLKQEHAKKAVSKKSPFDFPNRLWESLVLASGIDSETKWADLSKNQLQNLASQLTKAEFKVNGKSTFKEEFVTAGGIDLKEINFKTMESKIHENLYFAGEIVNIDAITGGFNFQNAWTSGFILAQNI
- a CDS encoding HAD family hydrolase → MKFKGIIFDLDGTLVNSLEDISDAMNKVLTALNYPTHTYDTYQYFIGSGLRNLVSKALPATNSSDDEIESCFECMVDEYTKICTLKTKPYDGIVELLENLTSQNIKMAVFSNKADELTKKIASEIFPEQFDTAVGLSTEELKKPNPFEAVEISKKWNLNPEEILFVGDSDIDMKTAVNANMFPVGVTWGYRTEDELKSSGAKLVINHASELIGIL
- a CDS encoding Crp/Fnr family transcriptional regulator is translated as MIKKYSSLQKQITAIASFSENEIETIASCFEYEKFAAKEYLSSMGKISNKIFFIAEGLARVYYLKDGKEITTYLSCEDGFIASYSSFINQSVSFEDIQCIEDCEVLSITFEKMQFLYNEIPNWERVGRILAEQNYLCMADRVLKLQMIPAKEKYQTFLASAPAKIVQRTPLIYIASFLGITPESLSRIRQDIS